The Drosophila biarmipes strain raj3 chromosome 2L, RU_DBia_V1.1, whole genome shotgun sequence genome has a window encoding:
- the LOC122818858 gene encoding uncharacterized protein LOC122818858 isoform X1, whose product MEQISDDEQINNFKENDSDESENKELKLYFSLPKAAWESNPLEIWKSHKATMPGLYMLAMKYLITPESSVPSERMASAIKCVVCDSRSRMTDAHITQRVFLKSLKTANWS is encoded by the exons ATGGAGCAG ATTTCTGATGAcgaacaaataaataacttcaAGGAAAATGACAGTGACGAATCGGAGAACAAGGagctaaaactttattttagcTTGCCCAAAGCTGCGTGGGAAAGCAATCCCCTGGAAATATGGAAATCGCACAAAGCGACTATGCCGGGCCTGTACATGCTGGCCATGAAGTATTTAATCACCCCGGAAAGTTCGGTGCCCTCAGAGCGGATGGCGTCCGCCATTAAATGTGTGGTGTGTGACTCAAGGAGCAGGATGACGGACGCACACATTACCCAAAGAGTATTCCTAAAATCCCTAAAAACGGCAAACTGGTCTTAA
- the LOC122818858 gene encoding uncharacterized protein LOC122818858 isoform X2 translates to MSEIYKDGAASTTNRRTYTIFLYETKIGCKSTIIPGRCNCPVASTYGKGKPARKVRSTCILGNESEREFSRA, encoded by the exons ATGTCCGAAATCTACAAGGATGGAGCAG CCAGCACCACCAACAGAAGAACCTACACGATTTTCCTTTATGAAACCAAAATTGGATGCAAAAGTACAATCATTCCGGGCCGATGCAATTGTCCTGTTGCGTCAACATATGGAAAAGGAAAACCAGCCCGAAAAGTGCGATCCACTTGCATATTGGGAA ATGAATCAGAACGAGAGTTTAGTAGAGCTTGA